The genomic stretch CTGCACCTAGAACATTGTGCCAAGAAACTTAGAAAAGCATTCCCCAGGCATTATTATGTTGCCCACCGTTGGGTAGGCAACATAACAGTTGCCAGCATTCCCCATGCGGACTTGGATGCGTGACTTTTACTCCAGATGATGTTATCACAAGCCCAGATCACGAGCCTAGATCTATTGTCTTAAAATGCTGTCCCTGGCTGTCCCTCCAATCACAAATGGCCACCTCACCAGATAATTAAACATCATCAAAATGCTGTATCTCCAAGTTAACCGCAGCCAAGTTAACGTCATCTTCCAAAATCTGCCAAAGAAGACATTGACCTTCTTCTTGCCCAGATCTTCTCAGCCCAGATTTGGTCGGGAACCGGCGCCAGAGCAACGGTGACGTCTCGGCGGCGTTCGAATGGTCATCCTCCATCATGTCAGTGATCTTACATAAATTCCTTCTTCGCAGAGTCACATtaagggtgttcaaaaaaattgacaaatcgTGAAAATCGATCAAATCGAACCACATTGCACTGCATCGTGTAGTTTTTTGAGATAAACAATCCGACACGGTTTGAGAAATCTTCAAACCGTGCGATTTATGATTTGAGAATTTTTTGGTTCTATTTAAAATTGAACCGCCCGAgtataatgtaataataaaaaaattataaaataatttattttcaaactaGAAAAATAGATCTACTAAACACTAAACAAATTGTAAACAATCTGTTCTATTTGTATAAACAAATTACAGATTAATAAACAATctgtttgtttatatataaacaatcaaaCTGATTGTTTTGTAAAACAAACTGTTTGTTGTTAACAACCTGCTTACAAattgtataaataaaagattattttatttattttgatttataaattaaatagttgatgaaacaatttattaaataataaaaattgtacTACGAAAATGActgaattaatattttgaacaaATCGTGGAAACCGCATCGAACCGCACTTCGGTGCGGTTTCTACTCACCAAATCAGACTGCGTGATCTGTCTTGATAGAAAAACCGCACAAGCGGTttgacatattaaaaatatcaaaaacgaCCAAACCGGACCGTGCACACCCTAAGTCACAGCAACAAATTTTCCTTTCTCACTAGAAGCTGCTTGTTTGGGGAAGTAATGCACACTAGGTGTTTGAGAAAATGTCTAGTTAGTCTTTAGTTAGTCTTGAACACGAGAGATGGAAATGTagaaatggaagaaagagaACTGGGTTTTAATAGTGCTATATAGCTTGTGCAGCATCAAGAATTACTAGATTTAAACTTCTTGTAGCCTGAAAATGTGTACATTAGCAAGAAGTCTCTTGagtttgtattttttagttatttcttttttaatggtatctcttttaaatcataatctTGTATTGAAGTCAATTATAGTCATTTGAATTATTGGCCGTATCTTTGTTGGCTGATATAGCTTTCAGATCCAGCCTCAACCAGAATAATCCATATCAAAGATCATAGCTGCCCTTTCTGATACCTGATTCTGTTAAGAATCCCAGAAAACATGTTCATGCTTTGGTGAATCAACACTTGAACAAGAAGTGATAATTCGAACATAAAAGAAGTTATTCACAGTGAACCACTCACAATTGGGCATAAATTATTTCTTAGCTGAAATTAGTTGTAAGTTGATATTTCTAGAGTTCACAGATGACCAAATTTACAAAGACAAAAAAAGCACCCgaaaaagaagagattggaagtaaataaaatagaaaagctGCTCAACCAGCAACCCCAAGTCTTCTTCATGCAACCAGATCTGGGCTGACGACGGAGGTGGCGGTGCTGATCGGCTTCCTTCTGGTGCTGGTGTGGCGGAGGTCGTCCTCCGGGAAGAAGGTAAAGGCGGTGTCGTGGCCGCCGCTGGTGACTGTGGAGCCGGACCCCGAGAGGTGGAAGAAGATCTGGGCAAGAAGAAGGTCAATATCTTCTTTGGCAGATTTTGGAAGATGACGTTAACTTGGCTGCCATTAACTTGAAGAGACAGCATTTTAGTGATGTTTAATTATCTGGTGACGTGGCCATTTCTGATTGGAGGAACAGCCAAAGGGACAGCATTTTGAGACAGCAGATCTGGGCTCATCACCACGAGCATCATTTGATTGTCACCTCCGCAACGCACTTGGGGAATAAATATGCAGACTTCATACTTCTGATCGACAAATCCATCTTCTTCTTGTAGGTGAGGAGGCTCAGGTATgactctcttttctcttctccctctctcgttCACTAGCAGAATTTACTCCATATGGCGGTTGAGGTGTGGTTTGGATTGGAATATTTACGCCCATATGGTGTTTGAGGGATTTCGATAACGCATCATCACTAACAAGTGATTGCTTGCTAGATAGGCTGGCATGAAAGGAAATAGTGAGCTTAGAGGGAGTTATGCCggttaattttcattttctagtgTTTTGAAGGAATTTTTATATTGTTTCTTGTCTCCTTGTATGTGGTTTTATTTGAAGTAATTGGGCGCGTGTGTGGTTGAAATACATGGGTTCCAGAATTGGAATGGATGCTCAAAGCCCCGTACTTAATATAAcaattagaatttagaattaGAAATCTGAAGTTGGAACGTTTGCATGTGGGTTGGACGACATTTTGTTTTcgtttttgtctttttttggGAAAGTGACTACTCTGAAACTTGTGGATCCTAAAAGTCACAAAAGACAATAATTTTTGGGTGGTAGTATTTACGAAAAAAGAACCGAATTGGCATTAAGCAAAATGTTACGCCTGGTTTAGTTagatcattctctttctctctctgccTTCCTATCCTAAAGTTTAGTTGTTAAAAGGTAAGTGAATCCATCTGCCCTTAATTGAATGTTTACTTTCATTTCCTGAATCATTGAGTTTTTTTATGCAGCTTAGTCATGGCAGATGCAGTTTTCAAGACCATCCTCAAGAGCCAGGCTCTTCAACAGGTTTAACATCTGTTTTCAGCATTTAGTGTTTCTCGTGGTACTATCCTGTCCTTTTACTCCACAGCATGAAGACCAGCAAAGCAATTAGAATGACCGTTATTTATCTTATACATgattggattattattattttttttctccaaaatggttctggtaatattttctctctctctctctctctcgctctctctcttctaTGTGGAAATGGGGGAGCGTGTAACATAGCAAATAAGACTTCAATTGCTAGGAGAGTTCATCTTCGTCAtgctctcttcttctctcttgttTTGCTATGAGTTTTGGTTAAGCATGATTCACAACCAGGGGCgaatgtgggggggggggggcgcgccGTGTCAGCCCCAACTGAACagtaataaatatacatacatatataatatatataaaagtctAGGCAGCCCAGCCCaactaaatattaatatagcCCACCCCCAGAGCCCGCCTACATCCGCCCCTGTTCACAACTCCTTTTGGCTTTGGTTCTGTATCTAAGGGGCAACTAGGATGCAAATCCTACCCAGACGGTAGGGGAGATACATGCATTTATCTAGGAATAATATAACTTGCCTGAAGTGTGAAAATGAATTGGAGgagacattttttatttaatcacctGCAAGAATCATCATTTCATCATAAGGAGCACTATGGTTGGCATTTTGAAGTCATCGCCCTGTTTCAGTTGTAAAGCCATATCTTATTTTGGCTCAAGTCACAAGCCCCGTATTTGTACGGTTCACATTTTCAGTTCTATATTGAAAGCCCTGTATCTCTATCTCTTTACATGTAGATGTTTTAGTTAAGCAATTCATTGACTCTGGCTCAAGTCATAAATCATTTacttttttgattattttttcagTATATCTTGAATACGAGTGCATATCCAAGAGAGCACGAACAACTCAAGGGCATACGAGACGCAACATTCAAAAAATATGGCCCATTGTAAGGGATTTGTTTAGATATTATTGGTATCTTCTCATAATAACTAAACTAGTCATGATAACTCTAGGCCAAATTACAGCAGAGAATACTGCAGACTTGTGACTGCACCTAACTAAGCTCCTAATTCTGCAACTTCGGCCTGTTCAGTTGTAGGATTGTGAGAGAAGTGTGGTGGTCCAGGAACCATTTAAATATATGCTTTCAGACCTTTTCTTTTCAAAGTTGGGGACGAATGTGCTAGGTTTACCAGAAAGTTTCTGTTCATTGACGAGCTCAATTGTTGGATAACAAGTTTGCAATTTGAATTGTAGAATGGAGATGATGGTGCCGCCTGATGAAGGACTACTACTTTCAATGCTTTTGAAACTGATGAACGCCAAGAGGACACTAGAGATTGGGGTTTTCACAGGCTATTCTCTTCTTACTACAGCTCTTGCCTTGCCTGATGATGGCCAGGTTGGGACTTCTTGTCGACTGCACGTGCTGTTATTTGTCATCAAGCCAAAAACAGTTGGTTGCATTAATTATAGTTGGCCTGTTTTCACTTTTTTATGCGTTTTGCATTCTCCATTTAGATCAAGTATATTCAATATTTGAGCTACCTGGCGACCAAGTTTTAATTAGATTAGAAAGTTAAAATTAATGCTGGTGAAATTTACAAGAGAAGAAACAGCGGATATTTTGTCATTCTTCTTACCCCTAAAAAcgactttcttttctttcttgtgagGCCTATCTTTTATTTAACAGATAGTAGCAATAGACCCAAATCGAGAAGCATATGAAGTCGGATTGCCATTCATTCAAAAGGCTGGCGTGGAGCATAAGGTCAACTTCATACAATCAGAAGCCAATCCTGTTCTCAATGAAATGTTAAGGAATGTAAGTTTCACTTAAAGACTTTTAGCTTGTCATCATCACGGGATATTTACCCACATAGACATATATGTACAAATTAATCTGCTTACCAGTCTTAAGAACCAAACCCATCTTCTAATGCAGGATAAAAGAGAAATGGATTTTGACTTTGCCTTTGTGGATGCTGACAAGAGCAACTACATTCAGTACCATGAGAAACTGATAGAGTTGGTGAAGGTAGGTGGCATTATTGCGTATGATAACACTCTATGGTACTCTTCAGTTGCTAGTGAAGAGGAAGAAGTTCCTGAGCACCTCCGAGACAGCAGAAGGGCCATAATAGAACTCAATAATCAACTAGCCTTGGATCCCCGGGTAGAAATCGCTCAGATTTCCATCGGTGATGGTGTCACTCTCTGCAGGCGCGCCGTCTAATGGAATAGCTATTGTACTACTGGCTGCTCAACCTTATGCAGAAACCAAGGGTTGGTATTAGGAGTACTGACTCCTCTATATGCATGGAATAAATGTCTTAAAAGGATGATTGCCCTTGGTCTTGTTATGTTATTTGAAGGCTTTTTATAGGTTATTTCTCTTCATCTTTACTATTTTGTTTCGATGTGGAAAGCATCATTACTTTCCTATATGCAATGGACTGATGAATGGAGCAAGAAGAGAAGGAACAGGATTTGGGGGTTCTATTTCATCCAAAACAGATGCAATGAATTAACCAAACATACGTATTGGTGGTTGTGGTGTACTCACCCCCGAGTATGcatatttaaatactatttgaGTATAAAAGATACTATcttcatcaaattatttaataaaagaataatattaaCAAGTGTTTAACTTTTTCAAACttataaataatgttaaaattgaaattatttataatattttaaaattaattaataattttgtaaaaaaatatttataattactttaaaaaatattataattttaggagccttatttatgtataaatagCATCTCCGATGTAAGAAAACGGTTGGGATATACTGTTTTGATATTTCTAAGACATTTCTcgttttgaaaacattgaaaacgtttaaaaaaaatttttaggtcatttctataattttagaaacatttgGGGGACATTTCATAATAAacccaaattattaaaaattttcttccatctctcacgagaaaatatattttcaaatcaatcgaTTTTGcatgctttcttctcttcagTCCTCACGCCTTAACCTTAATTTTTGAAGTTTGAAATATCTCTCAACTCAATCCTTTCATTTTTGGCCATGACCAATCATTTATTTGTCATCGCTCCCTTGCTAGTCAGTTGCTTAGTGCTTGGTGCCTTTGTCAATTCAGTTGCTTAGTGCGATTGCTCATGAGGTCCCTGTTTCTAACTCCGATTGTTAAATTCCATCTCACCATCGATTGCTCAATTCTTGGTGTCTACGTCGATTCAGTTGCTCGGTGCAATTTTTCGCGAGGTTGCTATGTCCAACTTTGATTGCTTGGTTCCCTTTGGTCGCCGATTGCTCGGTGTTTGTGTTACCattgatttaaattaatcatttttttagattaaataaatattttttatattaaaaattatatttataaaaaaaaaactcatattttttatgTACACTTTTACTTTGTgtttccattttctattttttttaaaaaaaatatcatgtctttatttttatttcgtataaaaaatatttattatttccatttctatttttccttccgTGCAATTTAGAATATCATTAGTCCATAAGAAATTGCTTACAGGGCTTTAGTTTCTGTATAATCCTAATATATGCAGCATGTTGGGTTTGACCTTTCGCCGGTGAACCTTTCAGCTTCCCTCCCTGCCACCCGATCTTATTCTCCGACAGTTCCCTTCGTCGCCCCCAGTCTTGCGACGCCCACGCCCTTTGGTCAAGCGCAAAACTAGGCCTTCGCTAGCTCCACGGGTAAGATCAGTTATTCCCGAAAATTATTGTTTATTCAATGGCTGCTTGACCGACCGTGGCGCTCAGCCTCTCCAAGCACGTATAGTGACTACTGTCTAATGATAAATCTAGTTAAGATTATGTGAACTCGCAATCTAATTTTTTACAGATTCCATGGATGGACCTTGTTATGTAGGATCTGTTTCATCGCCACTTAAGTTTACTCGATGCCTGTTATTGTTCTGGTGCTGTAATCCTCTTTTATTCTACTTGCTTCTAATTCTATTTGAATTCttgaacaataaaataaaatcccaaaatgGTTTTTGACTTTGTACGTTATTAAGTTATTATAATAGTTTGGTTGGGAATTGAAAGACAGTTGCATCTCCGCCGCCTTCTTGAGATAAACATTAGACACAATGGTGTCTGAAATTGCAGTCAATTCTCTTATGGAGAATTTAATTAGAGCAGGTATCAAATTGCAAGAAGTTTATGATTCTTAGAGTAAAGGGTGGGATCAAATTGAATCTCTTTAGATCCATGCGCACGAAGAAG from Diospyros lotus cultivar Yz01 chromosome 9, ASM1463336v1, whole genome shotgun sequence encodes the following:
- the LOC127809780 gene encoding caffeoyl-CoA O-methyltransferase-like isoform X6, coding for MADAVFKTILKSQALQQYILNTSAYPREHEQLKGIRDATFKKYGPLMEMMVPPDEGLLLSMLLKLMNAKRTLEIGVFTGYSLLTTALALPDDGQIVAIDPNREAYEVGLPFIQKAGVEHKVNFIQSEANPVLNEMLRNDKREMDFDFAFVDADKSNYIQYHEKLIELVKVGGIIAYDNTLWYSSVASEEEEVPEHLRDSRRAIIELNNQLALDPRVEIAQISIGDGVTLCRRAV